A segment of the Manis javanica isolate MJ-LG chromosome 10, MJ_LKY, whole genome shotgun sequence genome:
GTCTGGGGTCACACTGGTTTTCTCTGGCCTCATTCACTGCTGTGTTCCTACAGGCTACTGAGTCTCCACCTCCCCATGACCCGGCACTGGGTACCAGAGGGAGAAATGCTGGGGTCCATGGAGGAGGAGGCACTGAGAGACAGGCTAGGCCCCAGGGCCACACTAGAAGCCTTCAGCATACACTTCCCAGCACTCCCGAGAGCAGCCTACGATCCTGCCCCCAGGATGGCTCTGGCTTTAGCCTTGAAGTGAGCAGAGCTGGAACACTGCTCAGTCCTGCTAGTTACTGTCCAGCTGCAAGCTCACCCAGAGAAAGGTACAGGCAGGTGGCAGAACTGGGTTCCCTCACCGACTGCTTGTCCCCATGTCAACATGCCTGGCTGCCTCCATGTCCTGTCCCAGGAGCAGGGCCCCCAGGGATACAATGCATGGGCTGTGTGTGAGTGTCCTGGTGCTCAGAGGCACGGGGCAGCGCTAGCCCCCCAGCGCCCCCGAGCTGAACCCCACGGGGCTTACCAAATCCCAAGGGCTGTCCTCCAATCCGCACCATCTTCCACAGCTCTCCAGAAGCACTTGTGAACAACAGATTACTAGGAAAcctggaaagggagagagagaaaaatgcagcAGGCTGATGTTGACTGTGCTCCCTTGGCCAGACCTCTGTGGAACCTTCCTGCCCTCGAGATGCTGATGCAGGACCAGAATGAGAAGCAGTCACCTGCCGTGGGCTAGGTTGGACTCAGGGGCCCCAAGGGCCCCTCCCGAACTCTGATTCACCCTCTCTGCACCCTCCTCATCTGGGAGGCAGAGGACAGGAAGGTGAGGCTGCGACTGGGCTTTGGAACAACTGCCCCTTTCCTAATGCTGTTCAGGATGGCCTGCCCCAGCTCCAGAGAGGGGACTGACCCTGCCTTTGTGTCTGAGCTTCCCACCTTCTGTAAGATGGGGCTGGCTCACCTGTGGTACAgggctgtggtggggacttaTTAGGGGCAAAGGGGGTGCTGTGCCCACTGTGGAGCCCAGCATCCCCAGACCAAGCCCACACCCCAGGGCCAGCTCACCTCTGCTGGGTCTGCACGTCCATCACCAGGGAGATGTAGCCCTCaatgagggagaaggagaagaagcGGATGTGGCCACAGTCATCGCCGGCAGCCATGGGGTCCTTCACCCTGAAGGCCAGGAGAGCTGGTGAAGGGTGGAGTGGGGCTCCCGCCCCACCccgcctgccctgcccactgGCCTCAGCAGGAGGCGCTGGGAACAGCACTGGCCTGGGAGAGCCAGGGCCTAGTCCTGGCTCTAATCCCACCTTGCTGGGTGACCCTGAGGTACTGTCCCCTCAGTCTCCCATTTGTGAGATGTAGAGGATTCCACAGCATTCAGAGGTGTGCACCGCACTTCACAGTGCCGGAGACCCAGCCGGCCCTCAGTGTGGCTGCACCTGTCCCTTCATGGGCAGGCTTTCTCTGTCCCTGTGTCGGCCCACATCTCAGGACACAGTGCGGTTGCAGCCAGCTCTCTGGCCTGTGGTCCCACTCTCCCCGGTGTGGGCTTAAACTCAAAATCTGCTCTGAGGACAAATGGGAAGTCTGTCGTTCACTGAATGAAATAACCTGAGTTCCTGGCTCCTCAGTAACCAGGCTTAACCTGGAAGCCCAGGGGGCAGGGGGGTACTTATTAAATCTACATGTGCATCTAGGGCTTCCTTAAGTTTTGGGGTTCCCAAGGAAGGATGACTTCCCTCTCATAATGGGGCTTTTGGCTGAAACCATGTCTTCCTCCCTCAGACTAGCTCCCAGGGCAGGTCAGAGTCACCCCCTTAGCCGGGTCTCTAGGCAGAACCATGTCTCCCCTCAGCCCTCCCTTCAGCCCCTCACCCCTGTGGGGCCCTACCCGTTAGAGTAGAACATGACATCCATAAGGAGTGTGGCTACAGCAGGCAGTGtgtctgggtccaggctggtgaCACAGAACCTGTTGCTCGGGCTGGACAGCGGGTGGATGACAGGCCTCTGGACTGTGAGAGAGCGAAGATAACAGGTGCTGAGGCTGGTGGACCAGCAGGTGGGGCAGGTGGCGGGCCCAGGAAGAGGGTTGGGGTTAGCCGGCCACTGCCCTGGGGAGGCCTGGCCACAGGCCCTGTGAGAGCTGGCCCATGCTGCTTCTCCAGCCTTTATAACCACCTACAGCTCACCTGATTTTCCAGGCTCACCCCCCACCAAGACCCCTGGGGCTTTGAACATGCTGTGCCACCGGCTTGGAATGCCCTCTCCATCTTCACTGCCTGGTTAAGCTCCAAATTTCAGATCCAGAGTCACTGCCTCTGGGAGGCCTGCCTAATGCCCTGGGTGCGGTCAGGAGTGGCCTCTGGCTGGGCCTTGGTAGCAGGGTCTGACCAAGGCTGTTGCACTGTGATATGCCTGAGAATGCATATAACAATTATCAACTAGTGCTCTGAGAATGGGGCTGCCCTGAGTCGTTAGGACCTGAAAATTTCTTGACATCTCCCCTGCACAGATCCCCCAACTCACCCATCTTGGGCTTCACAAAGCCATTGGTGATGCCAAGGTTCTCAGCTGCCACTGTCTCCCCATTGACAACCCGCAGGATGGTGAACTCTGACGACAAGGTGTGGGTGACGAAGGGCAGGTCCCGCTCGCGTACCTAGGAAAGGGTAAAGTCAAGGACATGAGTGCCCCATGATCCCTCAATGGGGTGCGCCTAGTGGCACTGACCCCTTCATGAGATTTTGCCAGAACCAGCTTCCCCTGTCCCTGCCTCCCACTGTCTTGGGTGTCAAGAGCCTGGGAATAGGGGTGCATGCCCCTTTAGGAGAAACAGGATGACGCAGAGGGGAGAAGACGGCCCTGAGGGTAAGGAGGTTCGTGCCCTCACTCCACCCTTTTGAGGGCTGTGCTCAGACCTGTCCCTGCCCCTCCCGAGGCCTATACTCTCGAGGATGGCCATGACCCATGGGAGAAGAGAATGGTGGCCAGGAACTGCCACTGGCCCTGTGACCAGACATGCTACCCCAGGGGAATGGTAAGGGTGTGTGCAGCCAGGAGTCCAACCTGGAGGGCACCCCCTCAACACGCGCCCTCAGCCCTCACTTCCTGGTCTCCGGGTTAAACGAAGTATGGCCCATACAGAAGGCAGGTGGTGGGTGGGGCTAAGTGCACACCTGGAGCCTAGCCTGGGGCACAGTGACACTTGACCAATGACCCTGAGGTACCCTTGACCTCTCTCTGAGCTGGTCATGGAACAGAGGCCACAGAACTTAGCAGACCATGTCTGAAGGGTGTGTGCCCGCGTACCCCAAGGGCCTGGGATGTGGAGCTGTAGCTTACCAGGATGAAGTCTGTCTGGTAGGTGGAGAGCATGAACACGGAGATGTTCTGGTCAGCCAGCGGGGCGATAACTGACTTGGCGATCTTGGTTACGCCAATGGGCTGGGAACTGGAGAAGCTGCCACCGCCTGATACCACGTTGAGGGCCAGCCAGGTGGCGTCTGCCACGCTCAGGTGCTCTGAGGTGGGCAGCTCTGGAGGGGGACACAGAAGGCAGGCCTGTGACTGATGGGCCCCAGGTCCCCAGGCAGGTTCAGAGGCAGGGACTGGGGCTTGGTGccagctgcatgaccttgacCTGCCTTGGCCCTGGGTCTCAGTACCCACATCCATCAAAGGATGGGCCTGACCTCAAAGGTCCCATCCTGGGAAGACTGAGCAGGGAAGGCCATTGCAAGACTGCAGACAGGCCAGGTGGCTTGGCACGGCGGGAACCCTGGGGATATGTAGCTTATCTGTGTTGGGCCCATTTCCTCAGCTGCGAACTGATGGGTGCCCAGCAGCCAGGAACAAGCTGTTTCCAGTTTCACTGTCTTCTGGTTGTTAGGTGCTGCCATCACCACCTCGGGCTGGTGGAGTGCTCCCTGGggttttcaaactgggttcccaGGAACCTCCTAGGGGGTCTGGAGGTGGGGAGGTCAGGAGAAGAAAGGGTGGGGGCCCTGGGATTGCTCTCGCTGCTTAACCAGGCCTGCATGTTAGCCTTCTCTGAAGAGCACACAGATACAGAAGGGCTCCTGAGGGTGCCACCTGGCAGGCAGGGACTGTCACCCAAGACCCTCCAGAGACCTCAGG
Coding sequences within it:
- the CASTOR2 gene encoding cytosolic arginine sensor for mTORC1 subunit 2; translation: MELHILEHRLQVASVAKESIPLFTYGLIKLAFLSSKTRCKFFSLTETPEDYTIIVDEEGFLELPTSEHLSVADATWLALNVVSGGGSFSSSQPIGVTKIAKSVIAPLADQNISVFMLSTYQTDFILVRERDLPFVTHTLSSEFTILRVVNGETVAAENLGITNGFVKPKMVQRPVIHPLSSPSNRFCVTSLDPDTLPAVATLLMDVMFYSNGVKDPMAAGDDCGHIRFFSFSLIEGYISLVMDVQTQQRFPSNLLFTSASGELWKMVRIGGQPLGFDECGIVAQISEPLAAADIPAYYISTFKFDHALVPEENITGVISTLKVSQAEKH